In Phragmitibacter flavus, a single genomic region encodes these proteins:
- a CDS encoding RNA polymerase sigma factor, with the protein MNASPTLPSPGPTSQNIPQLTEHLFRHESGKLVSILTGIFGIERLQMAEDLVQEALIRALQTWPYYGIPQNPAAWLTQTAKHLALDTIRREKTFRNKQEQIIATVETWSTTSSAPEDAAKFEDEIKDDRLRLMFACCHPLIPQEAQIALALKTLCGFSPAEIAQGFLISEAAIAKRLTRARQHIRELNLPFEIPVGEELTLRLDAVLQILYLLFNEGYKASNGESLMKESLCLEAIQLGTLLATHPATNTPRTHALVALMCLNTARFNSRVDADGNMLLLKDQNRAAWNFEMIERGLTHLGRAATGTQLSEFHLQAGIAACHSTAATYGSTDWPRILSFYDQWVLLNDSPIVALNRAVAICEIRGPQAGIDAIQQIPQHTTLDNYYLTHAMLGEFEARLQNHPAAAKHLRKAIALTEQKSEQAFLNRRLAECEAQI; encoded by the coding sequence GTGAACGCGAGCCCCACCCTCCCCTCCCCCGGCCCAACTTCTCAAAACATCCCCCAACTCACGGAACACCTGTTCCGCCATGAGTCCGGCAAACTCGTCTCCATCCTCACCGGCATCTTCGGGATCGAGCGACTGCAAATGGCCGAAGACCTCGTTCAAGAGGCCCTCATCCGTGCCCTGCAAACCTGGCCTTATTACGGCATCCCGCAGAATCCCGCCGCCTGGCTCACCCAAACCGCCAAACACCTCGCGCTCGACACCATCCGTCGCGAAAAAACCTTCCGTAACAAACAGGAGCAGATCATCGCCACGGTTGAAACTTGGTCAACCACCTCCAGCGCACCCGAAGACGCCGCCAAGTTCGAAGACGAGATCAAGGACGACCGGCTGCGACTCATGTTCGCCTGCTGCCATCCACTCATTCCCCAGGAAGCACAGATCGCCCTCGCACTCAAAACCCTGTGCGGATTCAGCCCCGCCGAAATCGCCCAGGGATTCCTCATCTCCGAAGCCGCCATCGCCAAACGCCTCACCCGCGCCCGGCAACACATTCGCGAACTCAATCTTCCCTTTGAAATCCCCGTCGGCGAAGAGCTCACCCTTCGTCTCGATGCCGTTCTGCAAATCCTCTATCTTCTTTTCAACGAAGGTTACAAGGCCAGCAATGGCGAGTCGCTGATGAAAGAATCCCTGTGCCTCGAAGCCATCCAACTCGGCACCCTTCTCGCCACCCATCCCGCCACCAACACCCCGCGCACCCACGCCCTGGTTGCCCTCATGTGTCTCAACACCGCGCGATTCAACAGCCGGGTCGACGCCGATGGCAACATGCTCCTTCTCAAAGATCAAAACCGCGCCGCATGGAACTTTGAAATGATCGAACGCGGTCTCACCCATCTCGGCCGCGCCGCCACGGGCACCCAACTCAGCGAGTTTCATCTTCAAGCCGGCATCGCCGCCTGTCACAGCACCGCTGCCACCTACGGCTCCACCGACTGGCCACGCATCCTCTCGTTCTACGATCAATGGGTGCTTCTCAACGACTCGCCCATCGTCGCCCTCAACCGGGCCGTTGCCATCTGCGAGATCCGCGGACCCCAGGCTGGTATTGATGCCATCCAGCAAATCCCTCAACACACCACGCTCGACAACTACTATCTCACCCACGCCATGCTGGGCGAATTCGAAGCCCGCCTGCAAAACCATCCAGCCGCTGCCAAACATCTGCGCAAGGCCATCGCCCTCACGGAACAAAAATCCGAACAAGCCTTCCTCAATCGCCGCCTCGCCGAATGCGAAGCACAAATTTAA
- the modB gene encoding molybdate ABC transporter permease subunit, with translation MLPGNFSSEDWQAIWLTLWTAAFAIVAILPPGMALAWLLARKDWPGKSIVETIVALPLVLPPVATGLILLKLLGRRGPIGGWLYENFGLDIAFTWRAVVIALGVMSFPLLVRSLRTAFEEVPVRLENIASTLGRSPFNVFCTITLPLARRGIAAGLILSFARALGEFGATIMLAGLITGETATLSLSIYQHVQTGNDDQAMKLLTVCLIIAFIALWTSERLSRRRLTP, from the coding sequence ATGTTGCCCGGTAACTTCAGCAGCGAAGACTGGCAGGCCATCTGGCTCACCTTGTGGACCGCCGCCTTTGCCATCGTTGCCATCCTGCCACCGGGAATGGCGCTCGCCTGGCTGCTTGCCCGCAAAGACTGGCCGGGCAAATCCATCGTCGAAACGATCGTCGCCCTGCCCCTCGTATTGCCGCCAGTGGCCACCGGATTGATCCTCCTCAAACTGCTTGGCCGACGTGGCCCCATCGGCGGCTGGCTCTACGAAAACTTTGGCCTCGACATCGCCTTCACCTGGCGTGCCGTTGTCATCGCCCTCGGCGTGATGTCCTTCCCCTTATTGGTGCGCAGCCTTCGCACCGCGTTTGAAGAAGTCCCTGTGCGACTCGAAAACATCGCCAGCACCCTTGGCCGTTCACCCTTCAACGTCTTCTGCACCATTACCCTGCCCCTCGCCCGACGCGGCATCGCCGCCGGTCTGATCCTCTCCTTCGCCCGCGCCCTCGGCGAATTCGGGGCCACCATCATGCTGGCCGGACTCATCACCGGCGAAACCGCGACCCTGTCCCTCTCCATCTATCAACATGTGCAAACCGGCAATGACGACCAGGCCATGAAGCTGCTGACCGTCTGCCTCATCATCGCGTTCATCGCCCTGTGGACCAGCGAACGCCTGTCACGCCGGAGGCTCACGCCATGA
- a CDS encoding IclR family transcriptional regulator, with product MKMPISSSSESIETVVVPIEQESQAPALQRGLAILELLAAADGGVTLSEISAALRLSPASIFRLTGVLEEAGYVCRCDQSRRFTLTRKLLLLGQPRQEGRGLVESCLPAMREVLLQTGETVQLCCLVGDECVLIEQLASTHPFKYLVDLGSRPPVHCCAPGKALLAFLPEEEQAAMVGRLNLVAHTPRSITDRDTMMGELAKIREAGYAVDRGEHFEGIQCVAAPVLDRHGRAVAAMTIAGPSSRVTARKFAALGAVMKQAGAAASLKYLG from the coding sequence ATGAAAATGCCAATCTCCTCCTCTTCCGAGTCTATTGAGACCGTCGTTGTGCCTATCGAGCAGGAGTCGCAAGCTCCGGCTTTGCAACGAGGATTGGCGATTCTTGAGTTGCTGGCAGCGGCTGACGGAGGGGTGACGTTGTCGGAAATCAGTGCGGCGTTGCGACTTTCACCCGCATCGATTTTTCGCTTAACCGGAGTGCTGGAAGAGGCGGGTTATGTGTGTCGTTGTGACCAGTCGAGGCGATTCACTTTAACCCGCAAACTGTTGCTGCTGGGGCAGCCGCGACAGGAAGGGCGGGGACTGGTGGAAAGTTGCTTGCCCGCAATGCGTGAGGTGTTGTTGCAGACGGGAGAGACGGTGCAGTTGTGTTGTTTGGTGGGGGATGAGTGTGTGTTGATTGAGCAACTGGCCTCAACGCATCCGTTCAAGTATCTGGTTGATCTGGGATCGCGTCCGCCGGTGCATTGTTGTGCGCCAGGAAAAGCGTTGCTGGCGTTTTTGCCTGAGGAGGAGCAGGCGGCGATGGTGGGGCGCTTGAATCTGGTGGCGCATACTCCGCGTTCGATCACGGACCGGGACACCATGATGGGGGAGTTGGCAAAGATTCGCGAGGCGGGATATGCGGTGGATCGGGGCGAGCATTTTGAGGGGATCCAATGTGTGGCGGCGCCGGTGCTTGATCGTCATGGACGGGCGGTGGCGGCGATGACCATTGCGGGTCCATCGAGCCGGGTGACGGCGCGCAAGTTTGCCGCCTTGGGGGCGGTGATGAAACAGGCGGGGGCTGCGGCTTCTTTGAAGTATCTCGGTTGA
- a CDS encoding YciI family protein, which translates to MNTEATTSSQHLILFRGTNWHRGLSPESVQQTMGRWNDWIEGIAKEGKLLAGHPLANEGKLITGKNASVSDGPFTESKEAIGGFLMVNVSHFDEAVKIAQACPALPYGIQVEVRPVVPICPVAQAAQMHCAEPIAMMA; encoded by the coding sequence ATGAACACTGAAGCCACCACCTCTTCCCAACACCTCATTCTCTTTCGAGGCACCAACTGGCATCGCGGACTTTCTCCTGAATCCGTCCAGCAAACCATGGGTCGCTGGAACGACTGGATCGAAGGCATTGCCAAAGAAGGCAAACTCCTCGCCGGACATCCGCTTGCCAACGAAGGCAAACTCATCACCGGCAAAAACGCCAGCGTCTCCGATGGACCCTTTACCGAATCCAAAGAAGCCATCGGTGGCTTTCTCATGGTCAATGTCAGCCACTTTGATGAAGCCGTCAAGATCGCCCAGGCATGCCCCGCCCTCCCTTATGGCATTCAGGTTGAAGTGCGCCCCGTCGTCCCGATCTGCCCCGTCGCCCAGGCTGCGCAAATGCACTGCGCCGAACCCATTGCCATGATGGCCTGA
- a CDS encoding DUF899 domain-containing protein, with protein MNATINTFSHPIVNRSAWLEARKALLQKEKSLTRMRDQLNAERQQLPWVKLDKSYQFDTTEGPRTLAQLFKHRSQLYIYHFMFGPDWKEGCVGCSFLCDHLQGAIIHLENHDVTPVVISRAPLEEIQAFKKRMGWTYDWVSSFNSDFNYDFEVSFTPEQMNSGSVPYNFQDSEPMIEELSGSSAFYKDESGQVFHTYSAFARGDESLLGTYMILDMMPKGRNEHGPRNNLSDWVRHHDRYQHDGHVDKTGRYHESPPSTCECAPSPTYIKS; from the coding sequence ATGAACGCCACGATCAACACATTTTCTCATCCCATCGTCAATCGATCCGCTTGGCTTGAGGCGCGCAAAGCTCTGCTGCAAAAAGAAAAATCGCTCACCCGCATGCGCGACCAGTTAAACGCCGAACGCCAGCAACTTCCCTGGGTGAAACTCGACAAATCTTACCAGTTCGACACCACTGAAGGCCCTCGAACCCTCGCTCAACTCTTCAAACATCGCAGCCAGCTTTATATCTACCACTTCATGTTTGGCCCCGACTGGAAAGAAGGCTGTGTCGGCTGCTCTTTTCTCTGCGACCACCTTCAAGGAGCCATCATCCACCTTGAGAATCACGACGTCACCCCCGTCGTCATTTCACGCGCCCCTCTTGAGGAAATCCAGGCATTTAAAAAGCGCATGGGCTGGACTTACGATTGGGTATCTTCATTCAACAGCGACTTCAATTACGATTTCGAAGTCTCTTTCACTCCCGAACAAATGAACTCCGGCAGTGTCCCCTACAACTTCCAGGACTCCGAGCCCATGATCGAGGAACTGTCCGGCTCCAGCGCTTTCTACAAAGACGAATCCGGTCAAGTTTTCCACACCTACAGCGCCTTTGCGCGCGGCGATGAATCACTCCTCGGCACCTACATGATTCTCGACATGATGCCCAAGGGTCGCAACGAACACGGCCCTCGCAACAACCTCAGCGACTGGGTCCGCCACCATGATCGCTACCAACACGATGGCCACGTCGACAAAACCGGACGTTATCATGAATCTCCACCCTCGACCTGCGAATGCGCACCCTCACCCACTTACATCAAATCATGA
- a CDS encoding DUF1501 domain-containing protein: protein MNHQHWYSRRAMLSRASTGFGLTALSAMKADRAGAAESPFAARPSGYRSKVRSVIFAYMSGGVSHVDSFDPKPELAKRHGQPMPVPVKRTMFNNNGNIMASPFEFKKHGQSGIEISDMFPCVAKCADDLAVVRSMTSKVNEHAQGNYFFHCTQPFSGFPSAGSWVTYGLGSEADNLPGFVVLSHGNVPHGGVGLWGSGFLPAVHQASIINPDGKEPLNNVTPREADAMQRRRLELMGRLDSKFLEQVQADAQVEAAVRNYEMAYRMQAAVPDLCDLRGETEATKKLYGLDSADKEKAAYAKQCLLSRRLVERGVRFIELTCLSKNIGAGNAANPWDQHGKIKEGHGAMAHQVDQPLAALITDLKARGLFEETLIVWAGEFGRTPFSQGSDGRDHNPYGFSIWLAGGGIKGGTVYGATDDLGYYAVENQCEVYDLWATVLHLLGLDHEKLRYRFSGRDFRLTDVHGRVLHDILV from the coding sequence ATGAATCATCAGCATTGGTATTCAAGAAGGGCGATGTTGTCGCGGGCTTCGACGGGGTTTGGGTTGACGGCTTTGTCGGCCATGAAGGCGGATCGCGCGGGTGCGGCTGAAAGTCCGTTTGCGGCGAGGCCTTCCGGTTATCGGTCCAAGGTTCGCTCGGTGATTTTCGCCTACATGAGCGGCGGGGTGTCGCATGTGGATTCGTTTGATCCGAAGCCGGAACTGGCGAAGCGTCATGGACAGCCGATGCCGGTGCCGGTGAAGCGGACGATGTTCAACAACAACGGCAACATCATGGCGAGTCCGTTTGAGTTTAAGAAACATGGGCAGAGCGGGATAGAGATCAGTGACATGTTTCCATGTGTGGCGAAGTGTGCTGATGATCTGGCGGTGGTGAGGTCAATGACCAGCAAGGTCAACGAGCATGCGCAGGGAAATTATTTCTTTCATTGCACCCAGCCGTTTAGTGGATTTCCGAGTGCGGGTTCGTGGGTGACTTATGGGCTGGGAAGTGAGGCGGATAATCTTCCGGGCTTTGTGGTGTTAAGCCATGGCAACGTGCCGCATGGTGGAGTGGGATTGTGGGGCAGCGGATTTCTTCCCGCAGTGCATCAGGCTTCGATCATTAATCCGGATGGCAAGGAGCCGTTGAATAATGTGACGCCGCGTGAGGCGGATGCGATGCAGCGACGTCGGCTTGAATTGATGGGCAGGTTGGACAGCAAATTTCTTGAACAAGTGCAGGCGGATGCACAGGTGGAGGCGGCGGTGCGCAACTATGAGATGGCTTATCGCATGCAGGCGGCGGTGCCGGACTTGTGTGATCTCAGGGGGGAGACGGAAGCGACGAAGAAGCTTTACGGACTCGATTCAGCGGACAAGGAGAAGGCGGCTTATGCGAAGCAGTGTTTGTTGTCACGGCGGCTGGTGGAGCGGGGTGTGAGGTTCATTGAGCTTACGTGTCTGTCGAAAAATATCGGGGCGGGGAATGCGGCGAATCCGTGGGATCAGCATGGCAAGATCAAGGAGGGGCACGGGGCCATGGCGCATCAGGTGGACCAACCTTTGGCGGCGCTGATTACCGATTTAAAAGCGCGCGGATTATTTGAAGAGACCTTGATTGTTTGGGCGGGAGAGTTTGGGAGGACGCCGTTTAGTCAGGGCAGCGATGGACGCGATCATAACCCGTATGGATTTTCGATCTGGCTGGCAGGAGGCGGGATCAAGGGGGGCACGGTTTACGGCGCAACGGATGATCTGGGGTATTATGCGGTGGAGAACCAATGCGAGGTGTATGACTTATGGGCGACGGTGCTGCATTTGTTGGGACTGGATCATGAGAAGTTAAGGTATCGCTTCAGTGGTCGGGATTTTCGACTGACCGATGTTCATGGCCGGGTGCTGCATGATATTCTGGTCTGA
- a CDS encoding DUF1553 domain-containing protein, translated as MKAVLIIFVGLLTLSSLRLAAEITAQQREFFEAKIRPVLIAECYECHSGKESKGGLLLDSRGALREGGDSGNLLLPGDGDGSLLIETLRHAHADQDLHMPKNGAKLEESIIADFVAWINMGAPDPRDTAEVVATGEGTWEQTYALRSKWWSFQPLKKIEPAKGGGHPIDGFIDEKLRLNGLSRAEKADKRTLLRRLSFAVTGLPPKVNEIEEFLKDESPQAWARAVDRYLASTAYGETWARHWMDLMRYAESHGSEGDPSIPFAWRYRDHLIRAFNDDVPYDQMVREHVAGDLLESARWNKELRINESLLATANLRLMEHGFQPVDSLDEQVKTVDNQVEVLTKSFLGLTVSCARCHDHKFDAISQKDYFALYGIFASTRPGQVTLDDPELLAMHREELGALKAKIKAGLVKEWMTQSDQIPQRLDAGDDELEEVQERLAAMESKVRAGLGLNGKQSTLDGLPRYMARWDFEVDGRDSMGILPVKLEGGAVVRDGRLVLDGKEAFGSATLLADGFKEKSLEAWVMLADVAQRGGGVVSVETANGSVFDGLVFGEMVPGEWIAGSNNHLRTQCLEGPVEEADKLVHLVVVYGADKQVTMYRNGVVYGGSYSVDDIPEFNAGDTRVLLGRRHTGGGRAFLKGEIEEAAIYDESLDAKQVSALFRQGINKMDEAQLLAGMTDLERVERGRLLERRKVLLESQMAKQRTRRMGESKWGTFYPWTVLKDVGRKDLPGKWGELVDEWRGELESRNRFNDEHFVRLWDLQGADYSKWNLMGNGLPIKAAKAGEFVIQSSGDLVVNAILPAGIYSHGLSTRHNGLLVSPYFNVDASALSVRMAGGGGGGVRVMMDNYPLGVNETYPQSRPDEGPMKWVRLDTDYRKGSRAYLEMATYDDLTRPKLNDGATEQEKPDGRSWFGISEVWLNKDAEKTPREEVMPVSLLMRGSAPTDVQGLIHKVVELTKGCLVAWEKDSMSEEQRAWLDDLISHGVLSATMKSLPEELSALVADYRGLESKIPLATRAPGPVEGDGYDSRLMIRGSHTELGDVVPRRFLQVLGGGREFTSGSGRRELAEAMTDSEANPLLARVMVNRVWHWLFGRGLVTTVDNFGRLGERPTHPELLDWLAGKFIEDGYSVKKLIRMMLTSQTWQQGHWMSNRAREMDEGNQWWSRMPVRRLEAEMIRDAMLEVSGMRDDSMYGEPVPDTKFRRSIYLPERRNRPHPFLEVFDRPKPATTRGQRDATNIPAQSLTMMNDVYVRNLAKRWAKRVMAEPHSEDAVSERLHGVYESAFGRVPTDEEIEIAAGYLGEKPTEDSWSDYLQALFAIKEFIYLR; from the coding sequence ATGAAAGCTGTGTTGATCATTTTTGTGGGTTTGCTGACACTGTCATCCCTGAGGTTGGCGGCGGAGATCACAGCGCAGCAGCGCGAGTTTTTTGAGGCGAAGATCCGGCCGGTGTTGATCGCGGAATGTTATGAATGTCACTCCGGCAAGGAGAGCAAGGGCGGGTTGTTGCTGGATTCTCGTGGCGCGTTGCGGGAAGGGGGAGATAGTGGAAATTTGCTGCTGCCGGGTGATGGCGATGGGAGTTTGCTGATTGAGACGTTGAGGCACGCGCATGCGGATCAGGACCTGCACATGCCCAAGAATGGAGCGAAGCTGGAGGAGTCGATCATTGCTGACTTTGTTGCATGGATCAACATGGGGGCGCCTGATCCGCGGGATACGGCGGAGGTGGTCGCGACGGGCGAGGGGACATGGGAGCAGACCTACGCGTTGCGGTCGAAGTGGTGGAGTTTCCAGCCGTTGAAGAAGATCGAACCCGCCAAGGGCGGAGGACATCCGATCGATGGGTTCATTGATGAGAAGTTGCGACTCAATGGATTGAGCAGGGCGGAGAAGGCCGACAAGCGAACGTTGTTGAGGAGGTTGTCTTTTGCGGTGACGGGTCTGCCGCCGAAGGTGAATGAGATTGAGGAATTTTTGAAGGATGAGTCACCACAGGCATGGGCGCGGGCGGTTGACCGATATCTTGCTTCTACGGCGTATGGCGAAACCTGGGCGAGGCATTGGATGGATTTGATGCGCTATGCGGAATCTCACGGCAGCGAGGGTGATCCATCGATTCCATTTGCGTGGCGGTATCGGGATCACTTGATCCGCGCGTTCAATGATGATGTGCCGTATGACCAGATGGTGAGGGAACATGTGGCAGGCGATTTATTGGAGTCGGCACGGTGGAACAAGGAGCTCAGGATCAATGAATCGTTGCTGGCCACGGCCAACCTGAGATTGATGGAGCACGGGTTTCAGCCGGTCGATTCTTTGGATGAACAGGTCAAGACGGTGGACAACCAGGTCGAGGTGTTAACCAAGTCGTTTCTTGGGCTGACGGTGAGTTGTGCCCGTTGTCATGATCACAAGTTTGATGCGATCAGTCAGAAGGATTATTTTGCTTTGTATGGGATTTTTGCCAGCACGCGGCCGGGGCAGGTGACCTTGGATGATCCAGAATTGTTGGCGATGCATCGCGAGGAACTGGGGGCATTAAAGGCGAAGATCAAAGCTGGGTTGGTTAAGGAATGGATGACTCAGAGTGATCAGATTCCGCAGAGGTTGGATGCGGGCGACGATGAGCTTGAAGAAGTGCAGGAGCGGCTTGCGGCGATGGAGTCGAAGGTGCGGGCGGGTTTGGGGTTGAATGGGAAACAGTCGACATTGGATGGATTGCCCCGATACATGGCTCGCTGGGACTTTGAAGTGGATGGACGTGACTCAATGGGAATCCTGCCCGTAAAGCTGGAAGGTGGAGCGGTCGTGCGTGATGGGCGACTGGTGTTGGATGGCAAAGAGGCGTTCGGAAGCGCGACATTGTTGGCAGATGGATTCAAGGAGAAATCGTTGGAGGCTTGGGTGATGTTGGCGGATGTGGCGCAGCGTGGCGGTGGGGTGGTATCGGTGGAAACGGCGAATGGTTCAGTGTTTGATGGTTTGGTGTTTGGCGAAATGGTGCCGGGTGAATGGATCGCGGGCAGCAACAATCATCTAAGAACCCAATGTCTTGAGGGTCCGGTGGAGGAGGCGGATAAACTGGTGCATTTGGTGGTGGTTTACGGCGCGGACAAGCAGGTGACGATGTATCGAAATGGGGTGGTTTATGGCGGCAGTTATTCAGTGGATGATATCCCCGAGTTCAATGCGGGGGATACGCGGGTGTTGTTGGGGCGTCGACATACGGGTGGCGGGCGGGCGTTTTTGAAGGGTGAGATTGAGGAGGCGGCGATCTATGATGAGTCCTTGGATGCAAAACAGGTGTCGGCGCTTTTCCGACAGGGGATCAACAAGATGGATGAGGCGCAATTGCTGGCAGGCATGACGGACCTCGAGCGGGTGGAACGTGGGCGACTGTTGGAACGTCGCAAGGTTTTGTTGGAGAGCCAGATGGCAAAGCAGCGCACGCGGCGGATGGGGGAGAGCAAGTGGGGGACATTTTATCCGTGGACAGTTTTGAAGGATGTGGGCAGGAAAGATTTACCGGGGAAGTGGGGGGAGTTGGTCGACGAATGGCGAGGAGAATTGGAGTCAAGAAACAGGTTCAATGACGAACATTTTGTGCGGCTCTGGGATTTGCAGGGCGCGGATTATTCCAAGTGGAATCTGATGGGGAATGGATTGCCGATAAAGGCGGCGAAGGCCGGGGAGTTTGTGATTCAGAGTAGCGGAGATTTGGTGGTGAATGCCATTCTGCCAGCAGGGATTTATTCACATGGACTATCAACACGGCACAATGGTTTATTGGTGTCTCCTTACTTCAATGTGGATGCTTCGGCATTGAGTGTGCGCATGGCGGGTGGGGGCGGAGGTGGAGTGAGGGTGATGATGGACAATTATCCTCTCGGCGTGAATGAGACTTATCCACAGAGCCGTCCTGATGAGGGTCCGATGAAGTGGGTAAGGCTGGATACGGACTATCGGAAGGGATCGAGGGCTTACCTTGAGATGGCAACTTATGATGATCTGACAAGGCCGAAGTTGAATGACGGTGCGACGGAGCAGGAGAAGCCTGATGGTCGTTCGTGGTTTGGCATCTCCGAAGTATGGCTGAACAAGGATGCTGAAAAGACGCCAAGGGAAGAGGTGATGCCGGTTTCACTATTGATGCGCGGATCTGCTCCTACGGATGTGCAGGGGTTGATTCACAAGGTGGTGGAACTTACTAAGGGGTGTTTGGTGGCGTGGGAGAAGGATTCGATGTCGGAGGAACAGCGGGCCTGGCTGGACGATTTGATAAGTCATGGCGTTCTAAGTGCCACGATGAAGTCGCTGCCGGAGGAGTTGTCGGCGTTGGTTGCGGATTATCGGGGGCTTGAGTCCAAGATTCCCTTGGCCACGCGTGCGCCGGGGCCGGTGGAGGGAGATGGATATGACTCGCGTTTGATGATTCGTGGAAGTCACACGGAGTTGGGTGATGTGGTGCCCCGTCGGTTTTTGCAGGTGCTGGGTGGAGGTCGTGAGTTTACCAGTGGCAGCGGACGCCGGGAACTGGCGGAGGCAATGACGGATTCGGAAGCCAATCCGTTGCTGGCGCGGGTGATGGTGAACCGGGTTTGGCATTGGTTGTTTGGCAGGGGATTGGTGACCACGGTCGATAACTTTGGTCGGCTTGGGGAACGTCCGACTCATCCTGAACTGCTTGACTGGCTTGCGGGAAAATTCATCGAGGATGGGTATTCGGTGAAGAAGTTGATTCGCATGATGCTGACGTCGCAGACCTGGCAGCAAGGGCATTGGATGTCGAATCGGGCACGCGAAATGGATGAAGGGAATCAATGGTGGAGCCGGATGCCGGTGCGTCGGCTTGAGGCGGAGATGATTCGTGATGCCATGCTTGAAGTGTCGGGGATGCGGGATGATTCGATGTATGGCGAGCCGGTGCCGGACACGAAGTTTCGGCGCAGCATTTATCTGCCGGAGCGGCGCAATCGACCGCATCCGTTTCTAGAAGTGTTTGACCGGCCCAAACCGGCAACGACGCGCGGTCAGCGTGATGCGACGAACATTCCTGCGCAGTCGCTGACCATGATGAATGATGTTTATGTGCGGAACCTTGCCAAACGCTGGGCGAAGCGGGTGATGGCGGAACCTCATTCAGAGGATGCGGTGTCGGAAAGACTGCACGGGGTTTATGAATCGGCTTTTGGTCGGGTTCCGACGGATGAGGAGATCGAGATTGCGGCGGGATATCTTGGGGAGAAGCCGACGGAAGATAGCTGGAGTGACTATCTTCAGGCGCTGTTTGCGATCAAAGAGTTTATTTATCTGCGTTGA
- a CDS encoding ATP-binding cassette domain-containing protein: MSLKLENLTLQLAEFTLSVSTQLSAPITGLFGRSGSGKTTLLEIIAGIRRPSAGRIVLNDQTLTDIPQNVHIPPAKRQVGYVPQDLALFPHLNASANLHYGFRAVSANSTLPGRVIELLELSTLLSRPIQRLSGGEQQRIALGRALLASPKLLLLDEPLSSLDDRLKERILPYFKAIHDEFKIPMIYVTHCQWELTKLCDEVLTLHQGQLQPN, translated from the coding sequence ATGAGCCTGAAACTCGAAAACCTCACCCTTCAGCTCGCCGAGTTCACCCTTTCTGTGAGCACCCAACTCTCCGCCCCCATCACCGGCCTTTTTGGTCGCTCGGGATCAGGAAAAACCACCCTGCTGGAAATCATCGCCGGCATACGCCGACCCTCGGCGGGACGCATTGTTCTCAACGATCAAACCCTCACCGACATTCCTCAAAACGTCCACATCCCTCCCGCAAAACGACAAGTTGGTTACGTGCCACAAGACCTCGCCCTTTTCCCTCATCTCAACGCGAGTGCCAATTTGCACTACGGCTTCCGCGCCGTATCCGCCAACTCAACCCTTCCCGGTCGCGTCATCGAACTCCTCGAACTTTCGACTCTCCTGTCCCGTCCCATCCAGCGACTCTCCGGCGGCGAGCAACAACGCATCGCCCTTGGCCGCGCCCTGCTTGCCAGCCCTAAGCTCCTCCTCCTCGACGAACCCTTGTCGAGTCTCGATGACCGACTCAAGGAACGCATCCTTCCCTATTTCAAAGCCATCCATGATGAGTTCAAGATCCCCATGATCTACGTCACGCACTGCCAGTGGGAACTCACCAAGCTCTGCGACGAGGTCCTCACCCTCCATCAAGGCCAGCTGCAACCCAACTGA